The following are from one region of the Roseobacter fucihabitans genome:
- a CDS encoding relaxase/mobilization nuclease domain-containing protein, with translation MILKGSQRAGAKALADHLMNDRDNDHVTVLEMSGFMADDLHGALSEAHAISKATQCKQFLFSLSLSPPQDHIGSEQDFLDAADRAEKALGLTGQPRAIIMHEKEGRRHAHVVWSRIDGDALKAINLPHFKNKLTNLSRELYLDHGWALPEGLQTNGGKSPLNFSLAEWQQAKRIGLDPREIKQVFRDAWERSDSLKALGNAMEERGYFLAKGDRRGFVAVDMHGAIYSLPKWIGEKTKAVTQKLGSPDGLSSVSDVRADIKSRVTDQFKSYIAETSAKHRRDAQPLVDQKAELTSKHRAERKALKDGQDKRWKEETQARLSRLNGGLRGLFDRITGKSSKIKRQIEAEAYQAARRDQAQRDGLVVAQSKDRNVLQKQFMALRNKQQEDRKILACSIGQFMAQRKRNQARDLQKGPDPARTRRRSRGPDFSL, from the coding sequence ATGATCCTTAAAGGCTCCCAGCGGGCTGGTGCAAAGGCATTGGCTGATCATCTGATGAATGATCGGGATAATGACCATGTCACCGTTTTGGAAATGAGCGGCTTCATGGCCGATGATCTGCATGGCGCTCTGTCAGAGGCGCATGCGATTTCAAAAGCGACGCAGTGCAAGCAGTTCCTATTTTCGCTCAGTCTTAGCCCACCTCAAGATCATATTGGATCAGAACAAGATTTTCTTGATGCGGCGGATCGCGCAGAAAAGGCGCTCGGCCTGACTGGCCAGCCCCGCGCCATCATCATGCATGAAAAAGAAGGACGGCGGCATGCGCATGTTGTCTGGTCCCGCATCGATGGTGATGCGCTGAAAGCAATCAATCTACCCCATTTCAAGAACAAGCTGACCAACCTGTCACGGGAACTCTATCTCGATCATGGTTGGGCGTTGCCGGAAGGGTTGCAAACCAATGGTGGCAAAAGCCCTCTCAATTTCTCACTGGCGGAATGGCAGCAAGCCAAACGCATTGGTCTTGATCCCCGCGAGATCAAACAAGTGTTTCGTGATGCGTGGGAGAGATCGGATAGTTTAAAAGCGCTCGGCAATGCCATGGAAGAACGCGGGTATTTTTTAGCCAAAGGAGATCGGCGCGGTTTTGTCGCCGTCGATATGCACGGCGCAATTTATTCGCTGCCAAAGTGGATCGGCGAAAAGACAAAAGCTGTCACGCAAAAGCTTGGATCACCTGATGGCTTGTCATCGGTGTCTGATGTCAGGGCCGATATCAAATCCCGCGTGACGGACCAGTTTAAATCCTACATTGCAGAAACAAGCGCCAAGCATCGTCGTGATGCGCAGCCACTTGTGGATCAAAAAGCAGAGCTAACCTCCAAGCATCGTGCTGAGCGCAAAGCCTTGAAGGACGGCCAAGACAAACGCTGGAAGGAAGAAACCCAAGCCAGACTGTCGCGTCTCAATGGTGGCTTGCGTGGCCTGTTTGATCGGATCACCGGCAAGAGCAGCAAGATAAAACGGCAAATCGAAGCTGAGGCTTATCAGGCAGCGCGGCGTGATCAGGCGCAACGGGATGGTCTGGTCGTGGCTCAGTCCAAGGATCGCAATGTACTGCAAAAGCAATTCATGGCTTTACGCAACAAGCAACAAGAAGATCGCAAAATCCTCGCCTGTTCTATCGGGCAATTCATGGCGCAGCGTAAACGCAACCAAGCCAGAGACTTGCAGAAAGGTCCTGATCCGGCACGAACTCGGCGTCGATCACGCGGCCCTGATTTCTCGCTCTAA
- a CDS encoding type IV secretory system conjugative DNA transfer family protein — protein sequence MKWQTLKAALPAVLIAACVAPHPALAQNLFGGGNNYNYYNDYVFEMTMARIIMMTLSVGSGFCLGWFLSPQAKELRRIILLCMAGVVVLLAVFNNDVLGWGAAWIVSFVGFFAALGYWIGRGVQAMLQTPTTFGSSEWATIEHMKEKGLLGADGIILGSVIEDAVEKVFSYKGDRHLLTSAPTRSGKGVSHIIVNLLCYLGSMLVIDPKGENARITAKARRAMGQTVHCVDPWHISGEVVSRFNPLDWIDLGDVDATENAMLLADALVQKDSHGDSFWAEEAKALLQGLILLVAFDEAYQGRRHLGTVRDLLLLSGDELEALFQQMANSPHHIIASTGSRSLQKEAKLMANVLASAQAETHMLDSARLRESLSASDFTFEDLKKMPMTIYLILPSDRLGAFGRFLRLLVQQAITVNARNIEDKPKKPVLFILDEMPTLGRLTMVEQAYGLMAGFGIQLWGITQDLCQLRKVYGEDYESFIGNSGAVAYFGSPDKTSAEYFSDMCGVTTVWNFSTAIASAFSSSSGAGGGSSSNSTTNTDNRAATQRKLAYPDELMRLREGQQLILIENTNPIMAKKIKWYEDPEMSLKGVNTHKG from the coding sequence ATGAAATGGCAAACACTAAAAGCAGCCCTTCCGGCTGTTCTGATCGCGGCGTGTGTCGCGCCGCATCCTGCTCTCGCGCAAAACCTCTTTGGCGGTGGGAATAACTATAACTACTATAATGACTACGTCTTCGAAATGACCATGGCGCGGATTATCATGATGACGCTTTCGGTCGGCTCTGGCTTTTGCCTCGGCTGGTTTCTTTCGCCCCAAGCCAAAGAGCTGCGCCGTATTATCCTGCTGTGCATGGCGGGAGTGGTCGTTCTGTTGGCCGTCTTCAACAATGATGTGCTGGGCTGGGGTGCAGCTTGGATCGTGTCCTTCGTTGGGTTCTTCGCAGCCCTTGGCTATTGGATCGGGCGTGGTGTCCAAGCCATGCTGCAAACACCAACCACTTTTGGGTCCAGCGAATGGGCAACCATCGAGCATATGAAAGAGAAAGGCCTGCTTGGTGCTGATGGGATCATCTTAGGTTCGGTCATCGAGGATGCCGTCGAAAAGGTGTTTTCCTATAAAGGAGATCGGCACTTGCTGACCTCTGCCCCAACCCGCTCGGGCAAAGGTGTCTCCCACATCATCGTCAATCTGCTCTGCTATCTCGGCTCAATGCTGGTGATCGATCCCAAGGGTGAGAATGCCCGCATCACAGCCAAAGCCCGCCGCGCCATGGGGCAAACAGTTCACTGCGTTGATCCATGGCATATCTCAGGGGAAGTGGTTTCCCGCTTTAACCCGCTGGACTGGATTGATCTGGGAGATGTGGATGCCACCGAAAACGCGATGCTGCTGGCCGATGCCTTGGTCCAAAAAGACAGCCATGGCGATAGTTTCTGGGCAGAAGAAGCCAAAGCTCTGTTGCAAGGCTTGATCCTGTTGGTGGCCTTTGATGAGGCCTATCAAGGGCGGCGTCACTTGGGAACTGTGCGGGATTTGCTGCTGCTCAGTGGCGATGAGCTGGAAGCCCTGTTTCAGCAAATGGCGAACTCCCCACACCACATCATCGCCAGCACGGGATCACGCAGTTTGCAAAAGGAAGCCAAGCTGATGGCCAATGTCTTGGCCTCGGCGCAAGCAGAAACCCACATGCTGGATTCTGCACGGCTACGTGAAAGCCTGTCAGCATCGGACTTCACCTTCGAAGACCTGAAGAAGATGCCGATGACTATCTATCTGATCCTGCCATCAGATCGACTAGGTGCGTTTGGACGGTTCCTGCGTCTGCTGGTGCAGCAAGCCATCACGGTCAACGCGCGCAACATCGAAGACAAACCCAAAAAGCCGGTGTTGTTCATTCTTGATGAGATGCCTACCTTGGGGCGTCTGACCATGGTCGAGCAAGCCTATGGTCTGATGGCGGGGTTCGGAATCCAGCTTTGGGGCATAACCCAGGACCTTTGCCAACTGCGCAAAGTTTACGGCGAAGATTATGAAAGCTTCATCGGCAACTCTGGGGCTGTGGCGTATTTTGGATCGCCGGATAAGACCTCCGCTGAATACTTCTCGGACATGTGCGGTGTGACAACTGTGTGGAATTTCAGCACGGCGATTGCGTCGGCCTTCAGCTCAAGCTCTGGTGCGGGTGGAGGTTCAAGCAGCAACTCCACCACCAATACCGATAATCGGGCGGCAACGCAGCGCAAGCTGGCCTATCCCGATGAGCTGATGCGCCTGCGTGAAGGCCAGCAGCTAATCCTGATCGAAAATACCAACCCGATCATGGCCAAGAAAATCAAGTGGTATGAAGACCCTGAGATGAGCCTCAAAGGCGTCAACACCCACAAGGGCTGA
- a CDS encoding antirestriction protein ArdA, translated as MTQLHTQPYDLAASGFYFTSAEEFRTKAAKALNDYGEPVEEFEIQFIDGDHIDCDLAKAWGINQANIGPYFKAVGTWDTHDKQVFIIAVGEVGYNFDPETVAPSDFDIDIYQARNMKDLAEEFVAEGLFGDIPDHLIHYIDYEAIARDLAMDYTEAEIAGDYLIYRAA; from the coding sequence ATGACACAATTACACACACAACCCTATGATTTAGCTGCCAGCGGGTTCTACTTTACCAGCGCCGAAGAGTTCAGAACCAAGGCAGCGAAGGCCCTAAACGACTACGGCGAACCCGTCGAAGAGTTTGAAATCCAGTTCATTGATGGGGATCACATAGATTGTGATCTGGCAAAAGCATGGGGGATCAACCAAGCCAATATCGGGCCGTATTTTAAGGCGGTTGGAACTTGGGATACCCACGACAAACAGGTGTTCATAATCGCCGTTGGAGAGGTCGGATACAATTTTGACCCTGAAACCGTCGCACCTTCAGATTTTGACATCGACATCTATCAAGCCCGAAACATGAAGGACCTTGCCGAAGAGTTCGTCGCCGAGGGGCTTTTCGGCGACATCCCTGACCACCTAATTCACTACATTGATTATGAGGCTATCGCCCGCGATCTGGCGATGGATTATACGGAAGCTGAAATCGCAGGCGACTATCTGATCTATCGCGCGGCCTAA
- a CDS encoding TrlF family AAA-like ATPase, producing MKNDFDPTLATLAAHGATPEGIKSALTAPNGSQYVKCAFQVNPFAYGARHSKKHAFTIEDEYNDAMVNACLKSGVQVVALTDHFRFDESEKLRLKLEAANITVFPGFEANSAEGVHILCLFPPGTIVSDMNENVGACDIRNRDDPSPISRKGFEELLELVHERGGITISAHVTHSSGLLSELSGQTRMNAWKSPLHLAAAIPGPLGDVPPEHQKICLNKNGAYKRDRPLSFVNASDISAPENFANPGSSTFLKMTNVSIEGLRQAFLDGESRIMLNSDDTPPEFTKIVAVAWDGGLLDGQYVALNSGLNVMIGGRGAGKSTIVESLRFVFDISPLGADAAKSHNSMVKHLLGSKSAVSVLIFSPSPSPGYYLIERAYGQDARVKNQLGEIVEGLKPTTLIPDLEIYGQHEISEITRDKGQLAELLGRFVSEDNTGTANTDSIRERFRVSRKAILELEDRIAGLDLSLAALPGLKEQLKRFEETELATRLDEQALVQQEQRILDEFTNTVTEFDQIAERMKPDKKQASAVLPPEEESKLPHRVELLKVQVIAQDLHDAKLRAASLLTEAVQKAFKDLTAIRSEWQPKADAIDEQYKSLKKELEGEGFDPDAYLTVKNQVAKLTPKQGQKEQALMDIEIERKTRQSIVDEWEKADRKAYRDLEKAAKKVGKKLSGTVRASVRPSSDLGPLEQVLRDGTDGQISQALTKLEELRDLSPSKLAATIRKGAPALSDEFGFTDSASQKVAAGGEKLALLVEETRIPPEAVIELNVGRNGTQNWKALDRLSAGQKATAVLMLLLLESDAPLIIDQPEDDLDNQFIAGHVVKKMRVAKKHRQFLFSSHNPNIPVLGDAEQIIGLTPVVEDGNDRTKVDHELCGSIDKGEVQELIKELLEGGEQAFSTRRTKYGF from the coding sequence ATGAAAAATGATTTTGATCCAACTCTCGCAACCCTTGCTGCTCACGGAGCTACGCCAGAAGGCATAAAAAGTGCTTTAACTGCCCCGAATGGCAGTCAGTACGTGAAGTGTGCGTTTCAGGTGAATCCCTTCGCTTATGGAGCGCGACATTCCAAAAAGCACGCTTTCACAATAGAAGACGAATACAACGATGCGATGGTCAATGCGTGCCTAAAGAGCGGTGTGCAAGTTGTCGCGCTAACCGATCACTTCCGCTTCGATGAGTCTGAAAAACTCAGGCTGAAACTGGAAGCAGCTAATATAACCGTGTTTCCAGGATTTGAAGCAAACTCAGCAGAGGGGGTGCATATCCTATGTCTCTTTCCACCCGGAACTATTGTGTCTGATATGAATGAGAATGTGGGTGCTTGTGATATTCGGAACCGGGACGACCCATCGCCGATCTCACGCAAGGGGTTTGAAGAGCTTCTTGAACTAGTTCACGAGCGTGGCGGTATTACCATTTCGGCGCACGTGACACACAGTAGCGGCTTGCTGAGCGAGCTTTCTGGCCAAACAAGGATGAACGCGTGGAAATCTCCATTACACTTGGCTGCAGCTATCCCCGGCCCACTTGGCGATGTGCCACCCGAACACCAGAAAATTTGTCTCAATAAGAATGGTGCTTACAAGCGAGATCGTCCTCTCAGTTTTGTAAACGCATCAGACATTTCTGCGCCGGAAAATTTTGCGAACCCGGGTAGTTCAACGTTTCTAAAAATGACCAACGTCTCTATAGAGGGTTTGCGACAAGCCTTTCTAGACGGTGAAAGCCGTATAATGCTTAATTCTGACGATACCCCGCCTGAATTCACGAAAATCGTTGCCGTTGCTTGGGATGGGGGACTGCTAGATGGGCAGTACGTTGCATTGAACTCCGGTTTGAATGTGATGATAGGAGGTCGCGGAGCTGGTAAGTCCACGATTGTCGAGAGCTTGCGTTTTGTTTTCGACATCTCCCCGCTTGGCGCGGATGCCGCCAAAAGTCACAACTCGATGGTCAAGCATCTTTTAGGATCGAAGTCGGCGGTTTCGGTTTTGATCTTCTCGCCCAGTCCATCACCCGGGTATTACTTGATTGAACGTGCATACGGGCAAGACGCTCGCGTTAAAAATCAGCTGGGAGAGATCGTAGAAGGCTTGAAACCCACCACACTAATTCCCGACTTGGAAATCTACGGCCAACATGAAATTTCCGAGATAACTAGAGATAAAGGTCAGCTTGCTGAATTATTGGGCCGCTTTGTGAGTGAAGACAACACAGGGACTGCAAACACTGACAGTATCAGAGAACGTTTTCGGGTTTCCCGGAAAGCGATCTTGGAACTCGAAGACAGGATCGCTGGTCTCGATCTCTCACTTGCCGCTTTGCCGGGGCTCAAAGAGCAACTCAAGCGTTTCGAAGAGACCGAACTTGCAACGCGTCTGGACGAGCAGGCATTGGTACAGCAGGAACAGAGGATTCTGGATGAATTCACCAACACCGTAACGGAATTTGATCAAATCGCAGAGCGTATGAAACCGGACAAAAAACAGGCCTCCGCAGTACTTCCGCCAGAGGAAGAGTCTAAGCTGCCGCATCGGGTCGAACTGTTGAAAGTTCAGGTAATTGCGCAGGACCTACACGACGCCAAGCTACGCGCGGCAAGCTTGCTAACTGAGGCGGTCCAAAAGGCGTTCAAAGACTTGACCGCGATACGTTCTGAATGGCAACCAAAGGCTGATGCCATCGACGAGCAATACAAGTCTCTCAAAAAGGAGTTGGAGGGAGAAGGTTTTGACCCTGACGCCTATCTGACGGTTAAAAACCAAGTTGCCAAACTAACCCCCAAGCAAGGCCAAAAAGAACAGGCCCTTATGGATATAGAGATTGAACGAAAAACCCGCCAGAGCATAGTTGATGAGTGGGAAAAAGCTGACCGCAAAGCCTATCGTGACCTTGAGAAGGCGGCAAAAAAAGTAGGCAAGAAGCTCTCTGGAACAGTGCGAGCGAGCGTTCGACCGAGTTCCGATTTGGGACCGCTTGAACAAGTCTTAAGAGATGGTACTGATGGGCAGATCAGTCAGGCACTGACGAAGCTCGAAGAGCTTCGCGATCTATCACCGTCAAAACTGGCGGCGACGATCCGTAAAGGTGCTCCAGCGTTGAGCGACGAGTTTGGCTTCACAGATTCGGCTTCCCAGAAAGTGGCCGCAGGTGGTGAAAAATTGGCGTTGCTGGTGGAGGAAACTCGGATTCCACCAGAAGCAGTCATTGAACTTAACGTTGGGCGCAATGGAACACAAAACTGGAAGGCACTTGATCGCTTGTCTGCCGGTCAAAAGGCAACCGCAGTTCTCATGCTATTGTTGTTAGAGTCGGATGCGCCGTTGATCATCGATCAACCGGAAGACGACTTGGACAATCAGTTTATCGCGGGACACGTGGTCAAGAAGATGCGTGTTGCCAAGAAACACCGTCAGTTCCTGTTTTCTAGCCACAATCCGAACATCCCAGTATTGGGCGATGCAGAACAGATCATAGGACTTACACCAGTCGTAGAGGATGGCAACGATCGGACGAAAGTTGACCACGAACTGTGTGGTTCTATCGACAAGGGCGAAGTGCAAGAGCTGATAAAGGAGCTTTTGGAGGGTGGCGAGCAGGCTTTTTCCACTCGCCGAACAAAATATGGGTTTTAA
- a CDS encoding TauD/TfdA family dioxygenase — protein MVNIETIRSALNTKGYFFATEALQSHENLLHDQIEKLSKSLGTPRRGRHGKLIEELTPKSEREAPTNSLSKKFGIGRFPFHIDSAHHLTPSRYLVFGCMEAKGEVASTLLIHAKNIELDRVQRDALKTGIFLVKNGRNSFYASIEPRNSKFIRWDPGCMFPKDNHARIAADAISRWPNPKSSKTINWSRGSLLVIDNWTMLHARGVVSDHHGHRSLLRATIA, from the coding sequence ATGGTGAACATTGAAACAATCCGCTCTGCTCTCAATACTAAGGGCTACTTTTTTGCAACTGAAGCATTGCAAAGTCATGAAAATCTTCTCCACGATCAAATTGAAAAGCTTTCTAAGTCACTCGGAACTCCGAGGCGAGGGCGACACGGTAAACTAATTGAGGAATTGACTCCAAAATCTGAAAGGGAAGCTCCAACAAATTCTCTCAGTAAGAAATTTGGTATTGGTCGATTCCCCTTCCACATTGATTCTGCACACCATCTCACGCCTTCAAGATATCTAGTTTTTGGATGTATGGAGGCGAAGGGGGAAGTTGCCTCGACGTTACTAATTCATGCCAAGAACATTGAGCTGGACAGAGTTCAAAGAGATGCTCTTAAGACAGGTATTTTTCTTGTAAAAAACGGGCGAAACTCATTTTATGCCAGTATTGAGCCAAGAAATTCCAAATTTATCAGGTGGGACCCCGGATGCATGTTTCCAAAGGATAATCATGCTCGGATTGCAGCGGACGCGATTTCGCGATGGCCAAATCCAAAATCGTCCAAGACCATAAATTGGTCACGTGGCTCGCTGCTTGTAATCGACAACTGGACTATGCTTCACGCGCGCGGAGTTGTTAGTGACCACCACGGTCATAGGTCATTATTGAGGGCTACTATCGCATGA
- a CDS encoding recombinase family protein: protein MAGSVNQQRAVIYCRVSGAKQVREGDGLASQETRCREYAKYKSYDVVDVFTDDVSGKATTRVGMQSMLGYLHMNASKGSEIVVIIDDISRLARGLNAHLELRQSLAGAGGKLESPSIEFGEDSDSVLVENLLASVAQHQREKNGEQTSNRMKGRMMNGYSVFCSPVGYRYQRRNGHGKLLVRVEPVASIIRDVMEGYASGRFASMAEVTRYLEQQPAFPKIGGTIRQQVVTDMFNRVLYAGYIEHEPWGITRRKGHHEPIVSLEVYERIQTRKADRKLAPARADINQDFPLRGAVNCACCDAPMTSCWSKSGTGKRYPYYWCQTKTCDMYRKSIRAEKIDAAFAEVMQSLEPSQGMIAVFKTMLKNAWNQRLAHADAQKGDLERDIAQIDKQLDGLLVRIVETDKPSVIAAYEKKIEKLETDKMLLADKMDQNGQPKHTLDEIFELSMQFLANPWNIWKNGNLTLKKTVLRMAFKAPLAYDKNKGFRTPQTSVIFRFLDDLTEKCKMVPPHGLEPRTY, encoded by the coding sequence ATGGCGGGATCAGTAAACCAACAACGGGCGGTGATTTACTGCCGTGTCTCTGGTGCAAAGCAGGTCCGTGAAGGTGATGGGCTTGCGAGCCAAGAAACCCGATGCCGTGAATACGCTAAGTATAAAAGCTATGATGTTGTGGACGTGTTCACCGATGATGTGAGTGGTAAGGCCACGACGCGGGTTGGGATGCAAAGCATGCTTGGCTATCTGCATATGAATGCCAGCAAGGGCAGTGAAATTGTCGTCATCATTGATGACATCAGCCGTCTAGCAAGAGGGCTGAACGCCCACCTAGAACTGCGTCAGTCCTTGGCTGGCGCAGGCGGCAAGCTGGAAAGCCCATCGATTGAGTTTGGTGAAGACAGTGACTCGGTACTGGTCGAAAACCTTCTGGCCTCGGTTGCCCAACACCAACGTGAAAAGAATGGTGAGCAAACCAGCAACCGCATGAAAGGCCGCATGATGAATGGCTATAGCGTCTTCTGTTCACCTGTTGGCTATCGCTATCAGCGGCGCAATGGCCATGGCAAACTGTTGGTGCGTGTTGAACCCGTCGCTTCCATCATTCGAGACGTTATGGAAGGCTATGCTTCTGGGCGGTTTGCAAGCATGGCGGAAGTGACGCGCTACCTTGAACAACAGCCTGCCTTTCCAAAGATCGGCGGAACCATCCGCCAGCAGGTGGTGACGGATATGTTCAACCGCGTTCTCTATGCAGGATATATTGAACATGAACCGTGGGGCATCACGCGTCGTAAGGGCCACCATGAGCCTATTGTCTCGCTTGAGGTCTATGAGCGCATCCAAACCCGTAAGGCAGATCGTAAGCTTGCCCCAGCCCGTGCGGATATCAATCAGGACTTCCCTTTGCGCGGAGCGGTGAATTGCGCCTGCTGTGATGCTCCCATGACATCCTGCTGGTCCAAAAGCGGTACAGGTAAGCGTTACCCCTATTATTGGTGCCAGACCAAGACCTGCGACATGTATCGCAAGAGCATCCGTGCAGAAAAAATCGACGCGGCGTTTGCAGAGGTCATGCAATCGCTGGAACCCTCTCAAGGCATGATCGCCGTTTTTAAGACCATGTTGAAAAATGCGTGGAACCAAAGGTTGGCACATGCTGACGCCCAAAAAGGCGATCTCGAACGTGACATCGCGCAAATCGACAAACAACTGGACGGGTTGCTGGTCAGGATTGTCGAAACAGACAAACCAAGCGTGATCGCGGCCTATGAAAAGAAGATCGAAAAACTGGAGACAGATAAGATGTTATTGGCAGATAAAATGGATCAAAACGGTCAACCTAAGCATACCCTCGATGAGATTTTCGAACTTTCTATGCAGTTCCTCGCAAACCCTTGGAATATATGGAAGAACGGCAACCTCACACTCAAGAAAACAGTGTTGAGAATGGCATTCAAGGCACCATTGGCATACGATAAGAATAAAGGATTTCGAACTCCGCAAACCTCTGTAATATTTAGGTTTTTGGATGATCTTACTGAAAAATGTAAAATGGTGCCCCCACACGGACTCGAACCGCGGACCTATTGA
- a CDS encoding Gfo/Idh/MocA family protein: MNKTTRYGLIGCGMMGQEHLKNIALLPKTAVTVIFEPDAAMREIARRLAPQARFVNTLEDLLAQDALDCLVITSPNFRHAEQMLEIAAKRPLPLLVEKPLLTDPADIPRLKNVAATYPAPIWVAMEYRYMPPIAELLKRAPDITGGVRMLSIREHRFPFLQKVDNWNRFNDQTGGTFVEKCCHFFDLMRLVMGSKPIRIMASAAQSVNHLDECYGGAVPDIIDNGYVIVDFEGGQRAMLELCMFAEGARFQETLSAVGVAGKIEAFVPGPTRFWPGDLGPPPIPVVEISPRTPKRPTILEIPVDQTLLAAGDHNGATFYQHRGFLELVQTPGARPEVSFEDGLWAVEMGMAAQLSASTRRAVDL, translated from the coding sequence ATGAATAAAACGACAAGATACGGCCTGATCGGCTGCGGTATGATGGGCCAGGAGCATCTGAAAAACATCGCGCTGCTGCCGAAAACGGCGGTCACGGTGATCTTCGAACCCGACGCCGCCATGCGCGAGATTGCCCGTCGCCTTGCCCCGCAGGCCCGTTTCGTGAACACCCTGGAGGATCTGCTGGCACAGGACGCATTGGATTGCCTGGTAATCACCAGCCCGAATTTTCGCCACGCCGAACAAATGCTCGAAATCGCCGCCAAACGTCCCCTGCCACTGCTCGTGGAAAAGCCGCTCCTGACAGATCCGGCAGACATTCCCCGTCTGAAAAACGTCGCCGCCACCTACCCCGCACCGATCTGGGTGGCGATGGAATATCGCTATATGCCGCCCATTGCAGAACTGCTCAAACGCGCGCCGGACATCACCGGCGGGGTGCGGATGTTGAGCATTCGGGAGCACCGCTTCCCCTTTCTGCAAAAGGTGGACAACTGGAACCGCTTCAACGATCAGACGGGGGGGACTTTTGTCGAAAAATGCTGCCACTTCTTTGATCTGATGCGCCTGGTGATGGGTAGCAAACCGATCCGCATTATGGCCAGTGCTGCGCAATCGGTGAACCACCTTGATGAATGCTATGGAGGTGCGGTGCCGGACATTATCGACAACGGCTATGTTATCGTCGATTTCGAAGGGGGGCAGCGCGCGATGCTTGAACTTTGCATGTTCGCAGAAGGTGCGCGGTTTCAGGAGACCCTTTCCGCTGTTGGTGTCGCGGGCAAGATCGAAGCTTTCGTGCCCGGCCCCACGCGGTTCTGGCCCGGTGATCTGGGCCCCCCTCCGATACCTGTTGTGGAAATCAGCCCGCGCACGCCCAAACGGCCAACGATCCTTGAAATCCCTGTCGATCAGACCTTGCTCGCCGCAGGTGATCATAACGGCGCGACATTCTATCAACACAGGGGTTTTCTTGAACTGGTCCAAACGCCAGGCGCGCGCCCCGAAGTTTCGTTTGAAGATGGTCTTTGGGCCGTGGAGATGGGCATGGCCGCGCAACTTTCTGCCAGCACCAGGCGCGCTGTGGACCTTTAG
- a CDS encoding GntR family transcriptional regulator has protein sequence MVRSSQNANALPKYVQLSELLARDIDAGRLLDGERLPPEREMAATLGTSIGTLRKALAALENKGLLRRVQGSGNYIRKSAAAAGAYPMFRLELLSGGGLPSAEVLGLHVMQKPRGLPAFGHSSSATRIRRRRYLNDVAIAVEEIWLDAAVGVLDTADLSDSLYQTYLKQLHFWITRAEDRVSISALPAWTPLDFGHPRTACGYIERFSWADQPTAIEFSRTWFDTTKSVYVQRLK, from the coding sequence ATGGTCAGATCATCACAAAATGCCAATGCGCTTCCGAAATACGTGCAATTGAGCGAGTTGCTGGCGCGCGACATCGATGCGGGGCGTTTGCTGGATGGGGAACGCCTGCCGCCCGAGCGCGAGATGGCCGCGACATTGGGCACCTCCATCGGGACGCTGCGCAAAGCCCTTGCAGCGCTGGAAAATAAAGGCTTGCTGCGGCGCGTGCAGGGGTCGGGCAACTACATTCGCAAATCGGCCGCCGCCGCGGGGGCCTATCCAATGTTTCGACTGGAACTGCTCTCGGGTGGTGGGTTGCCGAGCGCTGAAGTGTTAGGCCTGCATGTCATGCAAAAACCAAGGGGTTTACCGGCGTTTGGCCACAGTTCAAGCGCCACCCGTATCCGGCGACGCCGCTATCTCAATGATGTAGCAATCGCCGTGGAAGAAATCTGGCTCGACGCCGCCGTCGGCGTTTTGGATACCGCGGATCTGTCCGATTCCCTCTACCAGACCTATCTCAAGCAATTGCATTTCTGGATCACGCGCGCCGAAGATCGCGTCAGCATCAGCGCCCTGCCCGCATGGACACCGCTTGATTTCGGACACCCCCGAACGGCCTGCGGCTATATCGAACGGTTCAGCTGGGCGGATCAACCCACGGCCATAGAGTTTTCACGCACGTGGTTTGACACGACAAAATCCGTCTATGTACAGCGGTTGAAATAG